cacattcaaatatctcggggtctggttcgattccaaaggcacctggggatgtcatattaggtatctgaaacaaaaatgccagcagagaatcaactttcttcgtacaataaccggatcgtggtggggtgcccatccaggagacctgatcagattataccaaacaacgatattgtccgtgatggaatacggatgcttttgcttccgatccgcggcgaacactcatttcatcaagctggaaagaatccagtatcgttgcttgcgtatttccttaggttgcatgcagtcaactcatacgatgagtctcgaagtgttggcgggcgtctttccgttaaaaaatcgattttgggatctctcatatcgatttctaatccgatgcgatattttgaatccgatggtgattgaaaacttcgaaaggcttatcgagcttaattctcagacccgttttatgtccttgtattttgattacatggctcagaatattaacccttcttcgtttgttcccaaccgtgctcatttcttggatacttctgattctactgtgtttttcgacacatccatgaaagaagagattcgtggaatttcggatcacgtacgccctcaagtggtccctaatattttttataataaatttagaacagtcaactgtgaaaagatgttttacactgacggatcaaacatcaacgagtccacaggcttcggcatcttcaatcagaacatcaccgcttcgtacaaactcagtgatccggcttcagtttacgtcgcagaactagctgctattcagtactcccttgagatcattgaaaccttgcaaaaaagaccattacttcattgtcacgaacagtctaagttcaatagaagctctccgggcaatgcagccaggaaagtatcccccatatttcctggggaaaatacgggaacacttgggaactttatctgaacggtcttatttaatatcgttagtctgggtcccttcgcattgttccattccgggcaatgaaaaagcagactcattggctaaagtgggcgcattggaaggtgatatttatgaaagaccaatctgcttcaatgaatttttcagtatctctcgtcagaaaactctcgaaagttggcaaacttcatggagcaatggcgaactgggacgatggctacactccattatccctagggtatcgacgaaaccttggttcagggggatgaacgtgagtcgcgatttcattcgtgttatgtcgcggctcatgtcaaatcactacaccttcaacgcacatctccggcgtattgggctcgcggagaccggtctctgcacctgtggcgacggttatcaggacatcgagcatgtcgtgtggtcgtgcgtagagtatcgtgacgtcaGGTcgcagctactggaatcccttagggcccgaggtagaccgcctgaggttccggttcgggatgtgttggcgagtcgggatagtttatatatgcttctcatataccagtatcttaaacacattaatatacaagtgtaatccgtagtatcctctctcttgtcgaggctaagaataatcttcacctataggttcgagactaacattcgcccgattctcccaatccctagtctgtccaccatctctgtcgaaaataacaagatctttttgctgtcactaattttttcgtTCCCTTTTCctccgtttctccaccatctcgatgtcaactaattagatctttgtcgtattCAGTCATTCGTTCCCATACTCCCTTTTTccactccgttttccacaaaattacttctccatgtttctttcaatctcttaggtaacatcaccatcatcgtccacggaaaactgctccaatcgatgaccaacatgcggaccacccgccgggtatccgtggcctgggggtgtttctcgcggacccacgtagaatcgtcatctggaagacactcgtATTATATTCAATCCATCGACCATTGCTGATCGCCAACTGCAACTGCaactgaatctgccagaatcgaccattgcgaccggaatacgtcactaccgtaatgataataccctagttttaagttagtcgttaatcaagattagaaaataccctaggcatcttagagctttagcagtgtgcctttaaatatattattattgaataaaaaaaaagtagcaCCAATGTGTAATCTGTAATTCTCTAACTAACTAACAACACGTCTAGAAACCCGGATCCCAATCCGTCTGGTTTGGTTCCTGGTTGATTTTATAGCACACCAGCGTATCGCCCGCTTTCAGCTCGAGTTGTTGATCGTTCAATCGCAGCCCACACTCGACATCCCGCTTGACGGTTTCGACTTCGTTTTTTAGGTGTCTCATCGAGTCCAGCACCAGATCGCTGACCAGCACGTCTCCATTTCGGACCAGTTTGTATTTGGCGGCTTTTTTCAGCATTCCCTTGACGCACCGACAGCCCAGTACGGTTAGCTTCTTTCGGCCTTCGTTGATTTCGAACAGCTGTAGAACATTTGCTTCGCCTATCATTTCTTCAACATCGACCAGCGGCAACTTGGAGTTGATTTCCTTCTTCAGGTCGTCCACCAATCGGTAGATTATGTTGACCGGTCGAATGATAACATCTTTCGGAGGTTTATCCGGAGAATTAACCGAAAAAGCAtagataatggcattgaaaagtttggccatctccaaatcACCCTGAGTAACATCTCCGACGGCATAATGAATCACATCCAGCCGGCACTGATCGTTTCCATCGTACGTTTCCAGCACATCGAGAATCGCTTCCACCGAGCCGTGCACATCCCCTTTAATGATCACATTGACCCGTGGCGTTGGATCTTCCGGAGCTGATTCCTTTGGACGAGGGCCACGATTCCGTCGTCGGAAGTAACCAGATGCTCGTTGTTGCTCCCGTTGGGCTTTGTATTTTTCCTCATGCTCCTGTTGCTTCAACGTGATGGCATCCTTATCGCTCTCGGCTTTCTCCACCATTGCCTGAGCTTCCCGCCATCGCATAACCGAGTGAGCCACCTTTTCCGATTCTACCTCCAAAATCGTGTCCCCCGCGGAAGGAAGCTCTCGCCAGCCCAAGATTTCCACCGGCATGCCGGGAGTTACTTGCATTATTGGCTGTCCGGCGTGATCGAACAGACCGCGCACTTTGGCCCAAGCTTGACCACTAACCAGAACACTACCCTTGCGAAGCGTCCCGCGGGTCACAATCGCAGTCGATAGTTTGCCCCGGTGACTGTCGAGTTTCGATTCGACAACGACACCCTCCATCGGACCGACGTATTCCCCCTTCAGACTCATCATCGTTGCCTGGGTACTGACGGCTTCGGTCAACTCGTCCAGGTGAGTGCCATGCAGTGCTGATACacctaaaaagaaaaaaaaacgattcattTCCAATCCGCATTTCGAAACTCATCTCCCTCCAACTCACCCACAGCGATCGTATCTCCACCGAAACCTTCCAAAGCCACACCGTGCTGTGACAGTTCCCGTTTCACCCGATCCGCATTGGAACCGGGTTTATCGACCTTGTTGATGGCCACTATAATCGGAACTGCGGCTTCCTTAGCCAGATTCAGTACCTCTTTGGTTTGTTCCATGACACCATCGTCTGCGGcgaccacaagcacaatgatgtcGGTCAAATTGGCACCTCGGGCTCGCATCGCACTGAACGCCGCATGACCTGGGGTATCGAGAAACGTTACCTTCTCCCCACTGTCCAGTTCCACCGTGAACGCTCCAATGTGCTGAGTAATGCCACCGGCTTCACTGGCCGCCACCGACGCACCACGCAACGAATCCAGCAGCGTCGTTTTACCATGATCAACATGACCCATCACCGTAACGACCGGGGGTCTCGAGCGAAGGTTTTCCGCTGCCGGTGGAGGCCTCGGAACCACATCCCGATCTTTCGTTTCAACTTCCTTCTCATCACTCGGAGCAGCTACGATCCGCGTTCTCATGCCGCACTTTTTGACAATCTCCTTAATGATCCTGGGATCCGCTATTTGTGCCGTCGCATCGATACTACCGACGTCCTTAACGTACAGCATTGCCTCCTGGATGTGCTCCAGTTCTAACCGGCAAGTTTTAGCCAGATCCGCCACAGTCATGTTCCGCCAAATGTCAACCACCGTCCCCGCATCGTTGCTGCTGTTCGTCGTACTGCGATGCTTTTTCGCAGGAAATTCTATCACCTGTGGAGCTTTCCTTTCTTCGGCCGTCTTCCTACGCTTATATACGAGGGCACTAGTTTGAAAGTCACGCAAGCTGGAGGACTTGCGCCACAATCCGGCAGACTGATGGCGGACGGTTTCATTGGTTaacctataaaaaaaattatcttgcttgtttactaaaaaaaaacaaaaccctgAAACGTGTTCCTACCTGTTTAAGGCCAACCTAAACGCAAACATTTGCACTGATTTGATATTTTTAGGAAAATACTGTTGAAAACCTTCATTCACTGGAATTATaaaattcttcttcttcttcttcctttctggttggcgtcaactcatttgagatgacgccgaattgatggcacagcaactaatggcgttttcgtttttaatttgcactacaccggtgcagtgctacactgaggcatgaataaacgaacaaaaatgacgaaaacataaacagtaaccattgactacaataaacgattccattgcgcagggctacaccaaacttttgatgagtgctacaccagtggtatcggtgcagaaaaagtgtagcactggtgtagtgcaattggtaaaaacgaacggtttcagtgcagctttcgctacaccagtgtagtgcaatttaaaaacgaaaacgacataaggctatattgccagttaattttcgtttatagtccagtggactttcttttcacttgactacaagcgaaaatctcgctgtgtggctgcgtcgaatcgtcaaagtacggctgaaaatcctttctttcttgcgaaatactcgaattttccccggactaacacgatgcaacgtgctcacccgttgagagtttcaccggaagtcaaaaaaattcaaaacaaggAATCGTACAAGCAAATTGGTGTTATGTGATTTTGTTTTGGTTTCTGAACCGTTTTGACGTTTCTTCCGGCCGGTGTTTGTTCTAGATCAGTGATGCCAGATCGAGCTTTGCATAAAGCGAAATAACGGTACTAATATTATAGCAAAAATTAAATACATCTTTCTGCGTGGTGAGCTAAACCTATTTTACGAAAATAGGAAAATCTGTATATTTCTTATATTCTGcctgacaaaaaatatatatgtaaAACTAGTTAACTTGAAACAAAGAGTGCTGTTTAATAAGCATTATACAATTTGTAAAAATGGCTACTCTGTTTAAAAATAATGTCGACTGAAGTAGGTGGGAACAGAGCAATGCAGAGCTGCCATTTACACAGACTGAACTACGTTATAGACTCACTTTCAACTTTTGAAGCTGAATTTAGCCCGCATAgcattttggctacctgggcagccatggccaccagaaggctaccaaaattgattcagttacggttgtcaaatccaatttgacaaaacaaagtcgcctgtatccaagttagccgagcgttttcatcttctcaccttcgctgaaaatgtcaaagatttcaatgtggaaaaatcctggtggatacggttgtatcgtttgagttgtattcctggcagcggtgaggcagccggtcaccagaatgtctgccagccatatttttccagctggcagtgtttagtcagccatgcgtatgcgggaggCAAAGGAAACTTTCAAGATTTTAGGGTGGCAAATAAAttaccgatttcaatttcccggtttgcgagataaaaattcccgTATTTTTGGAAAAGGCTCCAATCGTttctatttagttttttttcatattcctCTAATTCAAGCTTTCAACAAATATTCCATGTccaaaaaaagaattttaaaaTAGGTCCGCTAATTGAGGATTTAAGTACTTTTATTACTAGTAcatataagaaaagcataaaGCCTTTTTATAGTCATCCAGGGGCTTTGGTTACACGTAACAGATTTCTTCCGAGCGCACATGACGACTTCCACAGATGAATTGTCATATTCTGATTGTGATGGAAtccataaaaccaattattcACAATGTCCTATCAGACAAAACATTTTAAACTCTCTTGTAATTTTATTTAGCAAAATCGTTCGGCTGAAAcgacttgtttttctaaaacaccaattttttttctaatgcatCTACAAGCCAATAAACAATAGATACTCTTGTGGCGTGTGTGGACAacactatgatttttttaagAGCTCGCTCAAAAGTAACTTTTCGAGTCATTTATAGTTCTGGTTTTACTTCTTGTTGGAAAgacaaaacacgaaaatatTCTAAATCGAGAAGTTTATTTGAggtcaaacagtttatttgcgTCTTTCAAGCGACGACTTTCCACAGGGGAAATTACGACAAAAACTAAGTTTTGGCGATAAAGATGTGCATGGTTGTGTTTATTACATTAGTAAGTATTTTGTTCTAtgattgttagaaaaacttCCAAGTCCTCTCACCCAGTAATAACTAAATTTGAATTCTGGTTCTAAACACTGGATTAGAATATTGAACTATCGAACAAGGTTTCTGTatcagaatactgaatctgaacctggattcttgaaAGAGATTCTTTATCCGAATATGGATGCTGATCTTGAAGCAGATTTAGAACTTATATTCGGAACATAGAACTTGATTCTAGACCTTAACctagattctgaacctggattctgcgcCAGAATACTGTTTTCTGAACTTCTGACAGAGTTACCGAAACAAAACTTTGAACCTATTTTGCACTTGAACTGTGAGCCTGAACTGGactctggacctgagttctctaggattcctcgattctaaacttgaacctaAATTATTAACAGAGATTCTACACCAGGATTCGAAATCAGGACCCTGGATTTGGATATCCGACAAGGTTGCTGGATttgaatactgaatctggacaTGGTTTTTGAACCAGAAATCTGACAGAGATTCTGAACCTGTGGCAGAAATTTACACTTGGATACTGAACATGGATTTGGATTCTAGCCCTGAACTCGATTTCTTGGTTTGAACTCTCGGTGAAGGTTTCGGGTCTAAAtctggagctggattcaggatcccaaacaagatttttactcaaaaaaaaattgacagagATACTGGGAATGCACTAGAATCATGAACCTGGAACTTGATCctgattttggattctgaacctgaagctcgattcagaaacataactctggacttggattctgggtCAAAATTTTGAAGTATGATTAAGAACCTAGTTTCTGGACCTGCATTCTGATTCTGTATTATGAAACTGATACAGAATTCTTtatttggattctgaatctggacctggattctgtacaTGGATTCTAAGCCAAGACCTGAATTCCAGACCAAGATTCCGTTCTAtaattggaattcagaaccaggaCCTGTATTGAGTAACTAGACCTAATCTCTGAACATGAATTCGTGATCTGagtgcagaatctgaattctgaacctaaaatcgcgacttcgattctggaccggaattcttaatctggatctgaattctgaaattggattggatttctgaattctgaaattctgGACTAAAATTATAGACAGAAAATTTttacctgaacctgaattctgcatctggATTCTGGCATTTAATTTTCAACCTGGACTTGGACTTCTGGGCCAGAGCTCTGACCCCGGATCAGACAGCTTTGAATCAGAAACCTGCTCCTGAACCCTTCACCTGAGTTCTGGACCTAGTTTCAGAGCATGGACTTGGCTTCTTGAGCGAAAGTCGGGATCCAAATTTTAGGCCTGCATTTTGGATCTGGGTTAAAGACCT
This genomic window from Malaya genurostris strain Urasoe2022 chromosome 1, Malgen_1.1, whole genome shotgun sequence contains:
- the LOC131433058 gene encoding translation initiation factor IF-2, mitochondrial; amino-acid sequence: MFAFRLALNRLTNETVRHQSAGLWRKSSSLRDFQTSALVYKRRKTAEERKAPQVIEFPAKKHRSTTNSSNDAGTVVDIWRNMTVADLAKTCRLELEHIQEAMLYVKDVGSIDATAQIADPRIIKEIVKKCGMRTRIVAAPSDEKEVETKDRDVVPRPPPAAENLRSRPPVVTVMGHVDHGKTTLLDSLRGASVAASEAGGITQHIGAFTVELDSGEKVTFLDTPGHAAFSAMRARGANLTDIIVLVVAADDGVMEQTKEVLNLAKEAAVPIIVAINKVDKPGSNADRVKRELSQHGVALEGFGGDTIAVGVSALHGTHLDELTEAVSTQATMMSLKGEYVGPMEGVVVESKLDSHRGKLSTAIVTRGTLRKGSVLVSGQAWAKVRGLFDHAGQPIMQVTPGMPVEILGWRELPSAGDTILEVESEKVAHSVMRWREAQAMVEKAESDKDAITLKQQEHEEKYKAQREQQRASGYFRRRNRGPRPKESAPEDPTPRVNVIIKGDVHGSVEAILDVLETYDGNDQCRLDVIHYAVGDVTQGDLEMAKLFNAIIYAFSVNSPDKPPKDVIIRPVNIIYRLVDDLKKEINSKLPLVDVEEMIGEANVLQLFEINEGRKKLTVLGCRCVKGMLKKAAKYKLVRNGDVLVSDLVLDSMRHLKNEVETVKRDVECGLRLNDQQLELKAGDTLVCYKINQEPNQTDWDPGF